The region GGCTTCGGCGCCGCTTTCGAGGGCGGCGAGTACGTCGAAGACTTTGTCGGACCAGCCGGCGATCAGGTGCACGTCCCGACCGATGACGCGCAACGGCGCGGTGCCGTAACCGGCCAGGTCGAACACATACAGCCGTGCATTCGGTGCAAACCGGCGGTACCGCTGCCATTCGTCGGCCAGCGAGCCGTTGCTGGAGCGGCTATCCCACAGCTGGCAGTCGGTGAAGATCATCACCTTGTCGATCCGCTGTCCGCGCCGCAGTAGCTCCTGAATCACCAGGTAGCCGTTGGTGGCGTAGCCGACTTCCCCTTCGCGCCGCCGCAGGTCCATGACGTTTGCCAAGACGCGCTGTTGCGGCAGACCGATGGTTTTCCAGGTGTCGCCGAAGATCCCGGTGAGGACATTCCGGCAGCGGGATTGCAACAGCATGCCCAGCACCAGACCGATGTCGTAGTGCTGCACTTTCGAGCGCGGCGACAGGGGACGTTGCATCGAACCCGAGACGTCGCAGGCCACCAGCACCGACGTATCGCCGTCGAAGCCCGGCAGGTTGGCCGCCGAGGCGAGGACCGCCGCTTCGAGCGCGTCGAGCACCTGGGGCGTGTAGCCCGACCGTACGTCCTGCACCTCTCGGTAGGCCGAGAGGAAACGGAACGGCAGTTGCCGCGACCGGGCGACGGCGCGCGGATCGGCTAGTGTTTGGCAGACCCTATCCACGTGCGCGGGGGAGATGCCGGCTTCCAGCAGATTGCGGAGGTTGCGCAGCAGGGCCATGTAGCCCAGCCGTCCGCTGGTGATCAATTCCTCCCAACGTGCGCGGAATGCGGCCGCCTTTTCTGCCTCGGTCGCAAACTGGGCCTGACCCGTGGCCGACAGTTCGGTCTCCCACGTGTAGGGCGTCTGCAATTCGTCACGGACCAGCCGGTCGAAGAGCGCCTGTTGGGCCGCATCTTTGGCTTTCGGGTGGACGAGGAACAGGGCGTCGCGCAGGCGGATTTCCGCCGCCCGGTCGTATTTCGCCAATTGGTACGCGTCGAACCGGTTGAACGCCACGGCCAATCCTTTCTGCAATTGCTTCGACAGACGGCCGAGTTTTTTTGCACCCGTCCGGCCGTTCGCCGCCTGGTAACAGGCCAGCAGCTCCGTGATTTCGTCGGCCCGTTGGATTACCCGACCCGTCAGGCGACCCACGAGACTGTCGCCGGTGTGGATGCGGGCCAGTTCGACGGTCAGGGCCAGCGGCACCGAGCGCAGGTGCATCTGCTCCCGGGCGTAGACCGCCAGTCGGGCAACAAATGCGGGGTCGACCTGCGCAATCAGCTGCCGGATGCGTTCCAGCCGTTCGTCGCTCCCTTCGTAGAACTTGTCCGACAGTGTGGTAGTAACCACGGCCGCGTAGAGTTCCAGTTCCGGCGAGAGCGTGTAGGCTTCGGCACCTTCGTAGTTGCGTGTCCGGTCCCGATTTCGGAGGGGTACATTGAATCGCATGCGTGAAATCAATTGGTATTTTAGTGAGATATTTTTTTTAGAGATGATCTCGATTTTTTGAGTAAAGACAGACTTCTCCCGGCCCTCAAAAGAACTGGTTTTTGAGAGAAATAAGGAAAGCGTATGACGCGTCAGGCAACGTGCAGGACAAAGCGCGTTGTACGACGGATTACCGGACCGGGCTAAGAAAGTTTGGTGCAGAAAGGCAACAAAAAAGCCCGGACGGTGAGCGCCCGGGCTGATTTCGCATCGAATTGCGTTTATCGTTCCCGCCAGGGCGCAGCATGCATGGGTTCTCTTCCGAAGAGGGGATCCATGGTCTTGTGCGTATCTAAGTAGATGATCTGGCGTTTCATGAGTTCTCGTGTTTGAGTGATGCAAATGTAAGTTGAGTTTCCGATATGAGTCAAGTTTTCCTCAAAATAAATTTTATATTTTTTTGAGAAGAGGAGCTGCGCAAAGGAATGAGTGAATAACTGAATGAATAGCGCGGGGCGTAGAACGTTTAAAGCTCAAAGCTTAACGTGAAAAGAAGACAAGCACTACTGATAGACGTCGTTTCAAATGCTGAACCCTAAGCTTTTCACGTTAAACCGTCCCGACGGTCCGGTCTGAACTCCTCAACTTTCTAAACCTGTACCCTTCTACCTCTTTCACGATCCTGACTCTTCCAGTAGGTCTTTTTTCTGTTTCTTTTGCTGGTTGATGCGGTAGTTCAGGGTCAGGTTGATCTGCCGGGGACGCTGCTGGAACGAGCCGTTCGTGTAGAAGATGTCGCCCTCCACGATGGACCGCGACCGGTTGCTGTTGAATACGTCCGAGATATTGAGCGTCAGCGTGCCCCGGTTGTGCAGTACGTCGCGCGTGATGGCCATGTCGAGGTAGGCGGTCGAGAGCTGGCGTCCCTGGGGCGTCTGTTGCGGGGCCGTGTAGTTGCCGCGCAGTTGCATGTCGGTGCCCCACAGCGTCAGGCGGGAGGTGACGCGCGTAAACCAGGTGTAGGTGTCGCTCTGGTAGGTTTCGCGGACGTTGGTACCGTCAATGATCGACCGGTAAAAGTTGAAGGTGCCGTCGAGTTTCCACCAGTTGGTGGGGCGGTAGGAGGCGATAAATTCCGCCCCGTAAGCATCTTCGGTCAGCAGGTTATAGGGAGCCGTCGTGGCGATGCCCGCTTCGTTGACGGTCCGGATGCGCTGAATTTTCGCGTTGGTGTGGCGGTAATAAACAGCCGAACTCAGCGATGCCTGATCGAAATACTTGAGGTGCCCCGCCTCAAACGCGTGCGTATATTCCGGGTTCAGGTCCGGGTTGCCGCTGAAGTAATTGCGGTTGTCGAAAAACGTAACGAAGGGCGTCAGGTCGTTGTAGGTCGGGCGGTGCAGGCGGCGGCTGTAGCTGAGTTGCAGCGCGTTTTCCTTCGGCATTTCGTAGGTGATGTGCGCACTCGGGAAGAAATTCAGGTACGACCGCGGGTTCACATCGTTGGTCTCGATCAGCGTGGTCGTTACGTCGGTGTATTCGGCGCGCAGGCCCAGCTGGTAGCCAAAACGCGCCACCTTGTTGCTGTTGATCAAGTAGGCGGCATAGATGTTTTCGTCATAGAGAAATTCGTT is a window of Catalinimonas alkaloidigena DNA encoding:
- a CDS encoding TROVE domain-containing protein; this translates as MRFNVPLRNRDRTRNYEGAEAYTLSPELELYAAVVTTTLSDKFYEGSDERLERIRQLIAQVDPAFVARLAVYAREQMHLRSVPLALTVELARIHTGDSLVGRLTGRVIQRADEITELLACYQAANGRTGAKKLGRLSKQLQKGLAVAFNRFDAYQLAKYDRAAEIRLRDALFLVHPKAKDAAQQALFDRLVRDELQTPYTWETELSATGQAQFATEAEKAAAFRARWEELITSGRLGYMALLRNLRNLLEAGISPAHVDRVCQTLADPRAVARSRQLPFRFLSAYREVQDVRSGYTPQVLDALEAAVLASAANLPGFDGDTSVLVACDVSGSMQRPLSPRSKVQHYDIGLVLGMLLQSRCRNVLTGIFGDTWKTIGLPQQRVLANVMDLRRREGEVGYATNGYLVIQELLRRGQRIDKVMIFTDCQLWDSRSSNGSLADEWQRYRRFAPNARLYVFDLAGYGTAPLRVIGRDVHLIAGWSDKVFDVLAALESGAEALSVIEQIEL